The stretch of DNA GGCTGCTTATGCGATTCACAATTCACCAGGGTTGTCAAAAGCAATTCGCTGTAGAATGCAGTGTTCTATCATCCTATTCTCTTGTTGAAGCGGAAACTGATTTAGGGCGCAAGAACAGGAGTGAAAAAGGCGACTCAAAAAGTTTCTTCGTCTTAGGCATAGCCATGACCACGCTTCGCTACTATCTGTGATGTCACATCTCGACAGATTCTGCATGGTTAACCTCTCAGTGGCAAAGGTCATGAGGCTATCTCAGCAACGGTTCTAAATTAAACAGAATCAGCAGTGAAACCAATCCAGTTAATGTCCCATTTTATCCCTCTTTGATGAATCACTTTCTCTGCTCTGTTCAGTGGACTGATTCCCAATTTCCCAAAAGTCTCTGAAATGTCGTCTGATCTTGCTGAACCTATTGATGAAACCGGTGACAATCCGTCCTCAGAGGAAAACAAAGATTCTTTGAGAGCGAAATATAAGTCGCAACACGAGGAAAGCCAAATTCATATCCGTAACATGCAAAATTTCAAACAACTCAAAGCTGTTTACAAAACTCAGATTGCAGCAAAGCATGAGGAAATAATAGAGTTTATCAGAAAGCATGACTTGAAGACGGAGAAAGGACAGAAACATTTTGCGGACATGAAGTTAGATATCGGTAGGCTTGTCAGCAGATCAGACGCGACGcaaactgaatttgaaaaaatccTTTCGACAAGAGATTGGGGGAACATAGCCAATTTGATGCAGTTCTTCCGAGAAACTAATGGATTCTTCCTAGAAGTAAAGCACTATGTGGAAACGCAATGGGAAAAAGTGCAGGAGGTAAGTGTTCTGACTGAATGCTATTCATGCATGTTAATTTGGAATTAGAACATTAGAATTGAATACTATTTTATATAACTAATCCTTGTTAAAATTcgatataataatatttacctttgttgtgtatttataatatttattcattgggttaaaaaagaaacaaaactgCATATACATCTATTTAAGCTATTGAGATTGTGCCATGgcgcgtccgtcgtccgtcaacatttccttaaaaTTGCTACTAcccatagagttctgcatggagtGTATCCAAATTTTGACAGAAACATCTTTTGGGGAAGGAGATCagtgtttatataaattttggctctgaccctccggggacaggaggggcggggccccattAGGAGAATGgagttaaatcctttaaaaagcTACCTGTCATAAAATtatgcatggattgaaaccaaatttggcgaAAAACttccttgggggaatgggaacaaagtttgtataaagtttggctctgaccccccccgcCCCCAATTAGGGCCCATTAGGGTAATTAGAGGGAGGTAattattcaaattccttcagaaaagaaacactAAACCtgattcagaacattactttgcattacaaaccagatgAGCGATTAGactctctgggcctcttgttaacaATATGCTGCTCTtgtaatttaatgaaaaatccCGCTTATCGGTACAATATCATGTTCTAACGTTCGGTTGAAACCTTTGTAGTCCAAGGAAAGAGCCGCTGAGAATGCTAAAGCAGGCTACAATCAGTCCGTCCTCAATGAAGACTGGGATGATGAACTTCAAACCCTTGAGGACGTTGTTCAGGAGCCCGTCCGCCAGAGGGAGAAGAAAGGAAAGGGGCGAGGTAGATCGAGGGGCAGGGCAAGGCCAAGACTGCAAGATGACTAAATTAGGGTGATCACATTTGGTAACACAAAAAGCTGCGAAACCAAGACGTATAGGTTTAATGAATGGTTTATACTTTATAGCACTAAAGGTACACTGTACAAacatatgatgatgatgatgatgatgactaaTTAGGGTGATCACATTTGGTAACACAAAAAGCTGCGAAACCAAGACATATAGGTTTAATGAATGGTTTATACTTTATAGCACTAAAGGTACACTGTACaaacatgatgatgatgatgatgatgactaaTTAGGGTGATCACATTTGGTAACACAAAAAGCTGCGAAAACCTAGACATATAGGTTTAATGAATGGatatttttatactttataGCACGTAAAGGTACACTGTACAAacatatgatgatgatgatgatgaatgactAATTAGGGTGATCACATTTGGTAACACAAAAAGCTGCGAAACCAAGACATATAGGTTTAATGAAAGATTGATTATTTATACTTTATAGCACTAAAGGTACACTGTACAAAcatatatgatgatgatgatgatgatgatgatgatgactaaTTAGGGTGATCACATTTGGTAACACAAAAAGCTGCGAAACCAAGACATATAGTTTTGAAAATGATTGGTTTATACTTTATAGCACTAAAGGTacactgtaaacaaacatatgatgatgatgatgatgaatgatgatgatgatgactaaTTAGGGTGATCACATTTGGTAACACAAAAAGCTGCGAAACCAAGACATATAGGCACATTTTAATGAATGGTTTTATACTTTTATAGCACTAAAGGTACACTGTAcaaaatatgatgatgatgatgatgatgatgactaaTTAGGGTGATCACATTTGGTAAACACAAAAATGCGAAACCAAAAATAGTCATAGTTTAATGAATGGTTTATACTTTATAGCACTAAAGGTACACTGTACAAacattatgatgatgatgatgatgactaaATTAGGGTGATCACATTTGGTAACACAAAAAGCTGCGAAACCAAGACGTATAGGTTTAATGAATGGTTTATACTTTATAGCACTAAAGGTACACTGTACAAacatatgatgatgatgatgatgatgatgatgactaaTTAGGGTCgtcaatttgacaaaaatgaGATTTGAAAATGtcttatttaaaattaatattcagAGGAGGTTATAGTTTCGATGGAAAAATGAGGAAGTGGATATTTGACATACTAGTTGCATGTCCAGAATTTTAAAGTATGGTGGTGATATCTAAACAGTAGTAAATATGGTAAGTTCATTAAAAGCAACATTGTGTAACAGTATTATGATTACAAATAATTTCACGCATAATCCGGTAGGTCTTTTTGAAGAAAGTATGGATTGATGGCTATACACGTAACAGTTTACATTCTCTATGTGTTAACTTCAGAAAATTTGTTGTAAGTTTTGTAGAATATTATGAAAAGCAATTGGAATGATTAATCACAAAAAGCTGAACAAAAGATGCATTAGATTGTCCGAATATGTAAGTTATAAGAAATTCTGCCTTAAGTATCAATAAAACGTATAGATAATCAAAATAGTGTTAAGTTGGAAATATTGATTAAAAGTTATACTTTTACTGTTTTGTTTAATAGTTAATATCCGAGCCATACATAGACAAAGGGACACAGTCAATGTATTAATAAACATCGATTAttaaaatgtgaatatataaacatttgctCCCGGTGAAGAGGATAACagttgattttttgtaatttttgtccATGTAATACAAAGTGAAATTTCCTTCCTTGAAATATGTGTACTTCTATTTTTTGAAACCATGTTATAGTAACGCACATTGAAAGTCAAATTGTAGGTGTACAGAAGTTCTTTTGTACCACACACTCTCTAATAACCTGGCAATCTGATCATGGCGAAATTTGTTCTTCTATGGCGTGGGAAATATTGGGcacttaaaaaacaaaaattgactGTTTCTGAAATCGGTGACGAAGTTTATTTAAGTTCCTTAAAAAAACTACTAAAATCGGTGACTACGTGTTGTCAAGTAACATGTTTATTATTATGCATtccattttaatgtttttaaaccTTCATTATTGGAATTTTGGTTCCTCTGGAATGAAGGATCATTTGGTGACCATTTCTTCTCACAATAAGGTTTACACTTAAGTGAACATGTTGTTTTAAATGAGAAattttaagtttcctttatgatattgtttctCTTTTTGCAAACAATTGTTTCCAGGTCGATTTTCATCTGCTTCTTTTCTATTTTGCAACAATGTTTCGAATGACAAGAATACATTAGATTAGTGTTTATAGTATTAGTATTGCCTTGACTtcgtatatttattttttacaatcGTTTTTTTTGCAGTGAGCATTGTATTCTGTATATCTTTTGACAACATTTTTAAATCATTGTATAACGACTTTCTTTAAGAATGTTATATGTTTTCCTCAAATGAGAAATTTAAGTTTCAATGACATTTTTCATGTAAAGTCTTTTTTTAGACAAAATAGAATTGTTTCACCTCATATATTTTCATCTGCttcttttctatttttcttctgaaataaaatgtttcccTAGCAAAACTTAAAcattatgataaattaatttaaaattaatgtttatgTTAGTATTGTGCCCTTAACTCGTTCgtcatattattttataataaatacaatgtcATTTCATTGTGTTTTTCTGCTGCAGTGAGAGCATTTACTTTAATGTATAGTTTTTGATCAAATGTAATTTTACTTCAGTgttaaaatgtcaataatttgATAACGATGTAATCTTTAAGTATTCTACTGTTACTATTTAAATGTCCTTATTGATCAGATGGTAAATGTAATCTGTAGTACCTCAATGAATAAATGCTTCGAAACTTATGATACTGCAATCGTGTTTTGAATTGTGGTTATTCGATAAAATGATGTAGACATTCCAGTTTCATGTGATGTCTCTGTTTCTATAAGACATCTTTTGTATAATCCCTAGAAAGTGTACTATATTATAACAGTCAATAATTATGACTATTCCGCATAATTGTAGTACTATACAGTGCTACTATATACAATGTCAAAGCCATTTTAGGAAATATTTCTCTAATTTTAGTAATATCCCGAAAGATGCTATGTTATTGATCTGAATAATTAAAATCGACCCCCGATATAACGGACACACAATGTCCCGGCAAACTCGCAGTCCGGACGTAACGGAAAAGTTACATATTTGACCAAGAACCACGAAATTTCGGCAGTCCGCAAAATTTGTGATGCTGGAAGGTTTAGGCTGGGATAGAAGGTGTCGCGATTATCGAAGGTCAACCTGTACTATAATAATCACTTTCATATGGCACAATGCTATTTACTGTACAGTTGCTAATATTCGCGGGGTTTTTTAATTGCGCTAAATTCGCTTAATTATTCTCAAATTTGCGAAACTATGCAAATTATCTTCTTTTATAGATCATGAGCATTTTGCGTTATTGAcagatttcagaaaaaaaaattccaatatTAATGGTAGTACTACACAGCGCTACTAATTATAATgtcaataattatgataaatggtAATTGTAGTACACAATACAGTGCTACTATATACAATgtcaataattatgataaattgtaATTGTAGTACTATACAGTGCTACTATTATAATgtcaattgaattttttttatgtcaattaaaatcatgagtacaataatgtaattgtcaatattatataaatattgtgcAGTACAAAATACTGCGGGGCGGGGATTACATTATATGTCAATTATTATGATTAAATGTTAATTGTAGTACTATGCAGTGCTACTATATACAATgtcaataattatgataaatgtaattgGTAGTTACTATACAGTGCTACTCGTATACAATGTCAATAATTATGGgataaatgtaattgtagtaCAATACAGAGTGCTTCtattataatgtacaatgtaattatgataaatgtaattgtagtaCTGATAGCAGTGCTACTATATACAATGTCAATAATTTCATGATAAATGTAATAATTGTAGTACTATATAGTGCTACTGTATACaatatcaattattattataaatgttattgtGAAGTACGGCACAGTGCTACTATATACAATGTCAATAATCATGATAAATGTAATTGCTAGTACTATACAGTGCTACTGTATCaatatcaattattattataaatgtattgaaGTACGGTAGTGCTACTAAATACAATGTCAATCATCATGATTAATGCTAATTGTAGTACTATGCAGTGCTTACTAgtatacacaatatcaatatatgaaTAATGTAATTGTAGTTTACTATTACAGTGcaactatatacaatgtcaattattatgataaatgtaattgtagtaCTATGCAGTGCTACTATATAActcaataattatgataaatgtaattgtagtaCTATATAGTGCTACTATATATAATGTCaattattatgataaatgtaaGTGTAGTACTATACAGTTGCTACTATATACAAtgtcaataatttgataaatgtaAGTGTAGTACTATACAGTGCTActatatatcaataatgatGTCAATAGTACTTatgatgaaaatgtaaattgtagtACTATATAGTGCTACTATATACAATGTCAATTATCatgataaatgtaattgtagtaCTATGCAGTGCTACTATATACAATgtcaataattatgataaatgtaattgtagtaCTATACAGTGCTACTATATACAATGTCaattattatgataaatgtaattgtagtaCTACACAGTGCTACTATTACAATGTCaattattatgataaatgtaaATTGTAGTACTATGCAGTGCTACTATATACAATGTCaattattatgataaatgtaattgtagtaCTATGCAGTGCTACTA from Argopecten irradians isolate NY chromosome 15, Ai_NY, whole genome shotgun sequence encodes:
- the LOC138308478 gene encoding uncharacterized protein, whose product is MSSDLAEPIDETGDNPSSEENKDSLRAKYKSQHEESQIHIRNMQNFKQLKAVYKTQIAAKHEEIIEFIRKHDLKTEKGQKHFADMKLDIGRLVSRSDATQTEFEKILSTRDWGNIANLMQFFRETNGFFLEVKHYVETQWEKVQESKERAAENAKAGYNQSVLNEDWDDELQTLEDVVQEPVRQREKKGKGRGRSRGRARPRLQDD